A genomic region of Barnesiella viscericola DSM 18177 contains the following coding sequences:
- a CDS encoding NADP-dependent malic enzyme has protein sequence MSKVLKEDALKYHSEGKAGKIEVIPTKPYSTQHDLSLAYTPGVAEPCLEIEKDPDKAYEYTAKGNLVAVISNGTAVLGLGDIGALAGKPVMEGKGLLFKIFAGIDVFDIEINEKDPDKFIEAVKAISPTFGGINLEDIKAPECFEIETRLKEELDIPVMHDDQHGTAIISGAGLLNALEIQGKKIEEARLVVNGAGAAAISCTKLYMGLGIKRENIVMVDSKGVIRSDRPNLPPSKQQFATDRTDIHTLEEAMRGADIFLGLSVADVLTTEMVQSMNERPIVFALANPNPEISYDKAMASRDDLIFATGRSDYPNQINNVLGFPYIFRGALDVRATTINEEMKRAATYAIAQLTKEPVPDVVNSAYGLKRISFGPEYIIPKALDPRLLTAVAPAVARAAMESGVAQHPITDWDAYNDRLKKLMGYDNKMLREFTEMARKDPKRVVFAEANHANMLQAAATALRDGICKPILLGNDELIGKLAASIGVDLTGMQIINLRHPDEEDRRCRYAKLLTEKRQREGMTYPEAHEKMFDRNYFGMMMVEAGEADAFITGTYSKYAETIQIAKEVIGIRPGYKHFGAMHIMNTKRGTYFIADTLINRKPTTETLVDIAKLAYDSVRFFAQDPVIAMVSYSNFGSDNLGSPQRVHEAIEILHQQYPEIVIDGEMQMNFALNNKLRDKTYPFNKLKGREVNTIVFPNLSSANSAYKLMLEMGVAETIGPIQMGLNKPIHFTDIASSSRDIVNLTTVAVLDAIVQERRNKQ, from the coding sequence ATGTCAAAAGTTCTAAAAGAAGATGCCTTAAAATATCACAGCGAAGGCAAAGCCGGGAAAATAGAAGTCATTCCTACCAAACCGTACAGCACGCAGCACGACCTCTCGCTGGCTTACACGCCGGGAGTAGCCGAGCCTTGTCTCGAAATCGAAAAAGATCCCGACAAGGCCTATGAGTACACGGCCAAGGGGAATCTGGTGGCTGTGATCTCCAACGGTACCGCCGTCCTGGGACTGGGCGATATAGGTGCACTGGCCGGCAAGCCGGTAATGGAGGGCAAAGGTTTGCTGTTCAAGATTTTTGCCGGAATCGACGTGTTCGACATCGAAATCAACGAAAAAGACCCCGACAAGTTTATCGAGGCGGTCAAGGCCATATCGCCTACCTTCGGCGGTATCAACCTCGAAGACATCAAGGCTCCCGAGTGTTTCGAAATCGAGACACGCCTGAAAGAGGAACTGGATATTCCCGTCATGCACGACGACCAGCACGGCACCGCCATCATCTCGGGTGCCGGACTGCTGAACGCGCTCGAAATACAGGGTAAGAAAATCGAGGAGGCCCGCCTCGTCGTGAACGGTGCCGGCGCAGCCGCCATCTCCTGTACCAAGCTCTACATGGGGCTGGGAATCAAACGGGAGAATATCGTCATGGTCGACAGCAAGGGAGTAATCCGTTCCGACCGTCCCAACCTGCCACCCTCGAAACAACAGTTTGCCACCGACCGCACCGACATTCACACGCTGGAAGAGGCCATGCGGGGTGCCGATATTTTCCTGGGACTTTCGGTCGCCGACGTGCTGACCACCGAGATGGTGCAGTCGATGAACGAGCGGCCTATCGTCTTTGCCCTGGCCAACCCCAACCCCGAGATTTCCTACGACAAGGCCATGGCCTCGCGCGACGACCTGATTTTCGCCACCGGCCGTTCGGACTATCCCAACCAGATCAACAACGTGCTGGGATTCCCCTACATCTTCCGGGGAGCCCTCGACGTGCGCGCCACGACCATCAACGAGGAGATGAAACGGGCTGCCACCTATGCCATTGCCCAACTGACCAAGGAGCCGGTACCCGACGTGGTCAACTCGGCCTACGGGCTGAAACGGATTTCGTTCGGTCCCGAATACATTATTCCCAAGGCTCTCGACCCGCGGTTGCTCACCGCCGTGGCTCCGGCCGTAGCCCGGGCAGCCATGGAGTCGGGCGTGGCCCAACACCCCATCACCGACTGGGACGCCTACAACGACCGGTTGAAGAAGCTCATGGGTTATGACAACAAAATGTTGCGCGAGTTTACCGAGATGGCCCGCAAGGATCCCAAGCGGGTGGTATTTGCCGAAGCCAACCACGCCAACATGCTGCAAGCTGCCGCAACAGCCCTGCGCGACGGCATCTGCAAACCTATCTTGCTGGGCAACGACGAACTCATCGGCAAGCTGGCCGCCTCGATCGGTGTCGACCTCACGGGCATGCAAATCATCAACCTGCGCCACCCCGACGAAGAGGATCGCCGCTGCCGCTATGCCAAACTGCTCACCGAGAAACGGCAACGCGAGGGCATGACCTACCCCGAAGCTCACGAAAAGATGTTCGACCGCAACTACTTCGGCATGATGATGGTCGAAGCCGGCGAAGCCGACGCCTTCATCACCGGCACCTACTCGAAGTATGCCGAGACGATACAGATTGCCAAGGAGGTAATCGGCATACGCCCGGGCTACAAGCACTTCGGTGCCATGCACATCATGAACACCAAGCGGGGTACCTACTTTATTGCCGACACGCTTATCAACCGCAAACCCACGACCGAGACGCTGGTCGACATTGCCAAACTGGCCTACGACTCGGTGCGCTTCTTTGCCCAAGACCCCGTTATCGCCATGGTATCCTACTCCAACTTCGGGTCGGACAATCTGGGCAGTCCCCAACGGGTACACGAGGCTATTGAGATTCTGCACCAGCAATATCCCGAGATTGTCATCGACGGCGAGATGCAGATGAACTTTGCCCTCAACAACAAGCTGCGCGACAAGACCTACCCCTTCAACAAGCTCAAAGGTCGCGAGGTGAATACCATCGTCTTCCCCAACCTGAGTTCGGCCAACTCGGCCTACAAACTGATGCTCGAAATGGGCGTAGCCGAGACGATAGGTCCGATTCAGATGGGACTGAACAAACCGATTCACTTCACCGACATTGCCAGCTCGTCACGCGACATCGTCAACCTCACCACGGTGGCCGTGCTCGATGCCATTGTGCAGGAACGCCGGAACAAACAATAA
- a CDS encoding DUF6377 domain-containing protein, with product MNTHQRPILFLLCMLLSLSASHFEADATLTEKQVTYTVEATLDSLDRLINQRYIYTRQKEKQIQEIKLRLRNKLSPEERFRTLGYLVDAYRAFSIDSQAVYVKRQIELSNKLNNNDLQIQAQLNLVECFYNSGMYKEANELLEKMGRKRLPSYILPYYYHLKRTLYGLLADYSLQPDIRDNYTKQLNLYRDSILQVNSPSSFTYCVVKSDELTARHDYAQALQILRERLAQDDLNSHDRGIIYYCMAEIFAQTQQSDSTKIYYALSAQCDLKASVREYVSLHRLAEQLFHEGDIERAYAYIKCSVEDAKACNARVRSLEFMPVFTIIEEVYQAQIQKQKALSITFTYITCAFCVILLITFVILFFQNHKLNSVKEKLNQTNKHLQTVNNSLIESNHVKEEYLSRYMDQCAVYIDKMDDYRRSLNKLASMGKVEELAKNLKSQNIINNERRMFYAEFDQSFLKLYPDFVKKFNELLVPEARITPKPNSLTPELRIYALVRLGTTDSVKIARFLCYSLSTIYNYRVKIRNSAIGSRDDFEERVMHL from the coding sequence ATGAATACTCACCAACGGCCCATACTGTTTTTGCTATGCATGCTGCTCTCTTTATCGGCATCTCATTTCGAAGCCGATGCAACTTTAACCGAAAAGCAGGTTACCTATACGGTCGAGGCTACGCTCGACTCGCTCGACCGGCTCATCAATCAACGCTATATCTATACCCGGCAGAAAGAGAAACAGATTCAGGAAATCAAGTTGCGCCTGAGGAACAAACTGTCGCCCGAAGAACGGTTCCGTACTCTGGGTTATCTGGTTGACGCCTACCGGGCATTCAGTATCGATTCACAGGCGGTATACGTCAAGCGACAAATCGAATTATCAAACAAGTTGAACAACAACGACCTGCAAATTCAAGCCCAACTCAATCTGGTCGAATGCTTCTACAACTCCGGTATGTATAAAGAGGCCAATGAGTTATTGGAAAAAATGGGGCGCAAGAGACTGCCGTCCTATATCCTGCCCTATTACTACCACTTGAAACGCACGCTTTACGGATTGCTCGCCGACTACTCGCTGCAACCCGACATTCGCGACAACTACACCAAACAGCTCAACCTTTACCGCGACTCCATCTTACAGGTCAACTCTCCATCGTCGTTCACCTACTGTGTGGTGAAATCAGACGAACTGACGGCCCGACACGACTATGCCCAGGCCTTGCAGATTCTGAGAGAGAGACTCGCCCAGGACGACCTCAATTCGCACGACCGGGGCATCATTTATTACTGCATGGCCGAAATCTTTGCCCAAACGCAACAGAGCGACAGCACGAAAATCTACTACGCCCTATCGGCACAGTGCGACCTGAAAGCCTCGGTCAGGGAATATGTATCGCTGCACCGGCTGGCCGAGCAGTTGTTCCACGAAGGGGATATCGAACGCGCCTATGCCTATATCAAATGCTCGGTCGAAGATGCCAAAGCCTGTAACGCCCGCGTACGAAGTCTCGAATTCATGCCAGTATTCACCATTATCGAAGAGGTATATCAAGCTCAGATACAAAAACAGAAGGCCTTGTCGATTACCTTCACCTACATCACTTGTGCTTTCTGCGTCATATTGCTCATTACCTTTGTGATTCTGTTTTTCCAGAATCACAAGCTCAACAGCGTCAAGGAGAAACTTAACCAGACCAACAAGCATCTGCAAACCGTAAACAACTCTCTCATCGAAAGCAACCATGTCAAAGAGGAGTATCTAAGTCGTTATATGGACCAGTGTGCCGTCTATATCGACAAGATGGACGACTACCGCCGATCGCTCAATAAACTGGCTTCGATGGGAAAGGTGGAAGAACTTGCCAAAAACCTGAAATCACAAAACATCATCAACAACGAACGCCGCATGTTCTACGCCGAGTTTGACCAATCGTTCCTGAAACTCTACCCCGACTTTGTCAAGAAGTTTAACGAACTGCTGGTTCCCGAGGCTCGCATCACGCCCAAGCCCAACTCGCTTACGCCCGAACTGCGCATCTATGCACTGGTGCGACTGGGTACGACCGACAGCGTCAAGATTGCCCGATTCCTGTGTTATTCGCTTTCAACCATATACAACTATCGGGTGAAAATTCGCAACTCAGCTATCGGCTCCCGCGACGATTTCGAGGAGAGGGTCATGCACCTGTAA
- a CDS encoding SusF/SusE family outer membrane protein, producing the protein MKSKLLLFSALALCSATVAANDYPTSLYVIGDATPAQWNSDDVIRMVTVEEGVYEYTGDLTEGRMRFVTTYDFAPGYGPAMASTVVGDNLNETYLELTTGSHELEFRSDYTAPDKSFKVMAAGRYQFRVDLTGETPVVEVSDATDLPDQWATHSEAVYAVGSATNAGWAIENSIALHETAFDSGIYQGSLYLNTADEGAELKFMVMQKWNNRMYVAAVSGTSVDAVGEYDLKYTTSGDEDWKFIVNIEGLYDVTVDTKNLKMTISEPQVSFPEQLWLVGPAVGGWEFDNNKVLVNSGEEGVYSWTGDLVQGELKFFAGDNFGAVAYGAESNMTPLQEGVLNVIMLSNDVDNKFNVLSTQEGNYTLVLNLNDMTLEVVKNGTSTAVDEVEVIDWVQESYGIVSEQARAMALYDISGREVVSVNGTLLPFDGLRAGIYVFVIETTQGRATHKIVIR; encoded by the coding sequence ATGAAAAGCAAACTCTTACTTTTCTCGGCTTTGGCCTTGTGTTCGGCTACGGTTGCAGCCAACGATTATCCCACTTCCTTATATGTAATAGGCGATGCCACTCCGGCTCAGTGGAATAGTGATGATGTTATTCGTATGGTAACGGTTGAAGAGGGCGTGTATGAATATACCGGCGATTTGACCGAAGGTCGCATGCGTTTTGTGACCACCTATGATTTTGCTCCGGGTTACGGTCCGGCTATGGCCTCTACGGTCGTGGGTGATAACCTTAATGAAACCTATCTGGAATTGACGACAGGTTCGCATGAGTTGGAATTTCGCAGCGACTATACCGCTCCCGACAAGTCGTTTAAAGTAATGGCTGCCGGGCGGTACCAATTCAGAGTCGATCTCACGGGCGAGACTCCGGTTGTCGAGGTGAGCGATGCTACCGATCTGCCCGACCAATGGGCTACCCACTCCGAGGCTGTTTATGCCGTAGGTTCGGCGACCAATGCCGGGTGGGCTATCGAAAACTCCATTGCACTGCATGAAACGGCATTCGATTCGGGTATTTATCAAGGCTCGCTGTATCTTAATACGGCCGACGAGGGTGCCGAGTTGAAATTTATGGTGATGCAGAAGTGGAATAACCGCATGTATGTGGCTGCCGTTTCAGGTACCTCTGTCGATGCCGTTGGTGAATATGATTTGAAATATACTACCAGTGGTGATGAGGACTGGAAATTTATCGTCAATATCGAGGGGTTATATGATGTAACGGTCGATACCAAGAACCTGAAAATGACGATTTCGGAGCCTCAGGTTTCTTTCCCCGAGCAACTGTGGCTGGTAGGTCCTGCCGTAGGAGGTTGGGAATTCGATAATAATAAAGTCTTGGTAAACAGTGGTGAAGAGGGTGTGTACTCTTGGACGGGCGATTTGGTTCAGGGTGAACTTAAATTCTTTGCCGGTGACAATTTTGGCGCTGTGGCCTACGGCGCCGAGAGCAACATGACTCCGTTGCAGGAGGGAGTCTTGAATGTTATCATGCTGAGTAACGATGTTGACAACAAGTTCAATGTACTCTCTACGCAGGAAGGTAATTATACCCTTGTACTCAACTTGAACGATATGACTCTCGAAGTGGTTAAAAACGGCACTTCGACAGCTGTTGACGAGGTAGAGGTAATAGACTGGGTACAAGAGTCCTATGGCATTGTGAGTGAACAAGCCCGGGCCATGGCTCTGTATGACATAAGCGGTCGGGAAGTCGTTTCGGTAAATGGTACACTGCTGCCTTTCGATGGACTTCGTGCCGGAATATATGTGTTTGTCATTGAGACTACTCAGGGTCGTGCTACGCATAAAATCGTAATTCGATAA
- a CDS encoding SusC/RagA family TonB-linked outer membrane protein, translating into MKNNHYGRIALSAILLCLLPFTVWAQSKVEGVVLDVNQEPLIGVNVSEKGTSNRTVTDIDGHFSLGLSSAEPVLHLSYVGYEAQDFAVAGQKTVQIIMRENNEMLDEIVVIGYGIQKKSDLTGAISQVSSKDLARQPSPSLGAALQGRAAGLQVVSTGAPGSNVSMKIRGIGSINNSDPLLVIDGVPTDVPLNMINMDDVESVDILKDASATAIYGSRGAYGVIIITTKKGSQERNNLNVKVTYGFDQLQRTLPLLNASQFASLHNEMMSAGGQPQYALFNDPTKLGKGTDWMGELFQYAPTQTYSANYSGGTQKSHYYVSGTYYDQQGIIKTTDYKRFTLQFNSDVELYKWLKMGHNLSLNHDIKSQGEYNIQNTMKALPTQAIKNEDGSWAGPVGLAMYVGDIANPIGKMMENTSTTKGYNLLGNIYAEIKPWEWLTFKSTFGIQALFWDSKSWTPKYDWEPIEQPESQASREYNKSLTWLWDNLLTFNKTFDGKHAVTAMIGSSAQTNTYEFMSGSIQGFISESAQELANGILEPTLTGNGSDWALLSFMGRVNYTYDNRYLFTATMRADGSSRFSKANRWGVFPSVSLAWRMSEEEWFNKSFALSDLKIRAGYGVTGNQASVGNYAYASVLQTVQYNFNGNQVSGLAPWVMPNPNVRWEEVEQYNVGVDASMLDSRLLVTLDGYIKNTNDMLVPMSVPISSGYSDENVSQINAGLMRNVGVELALTSFNFRGGDFTWSTTANVSYNHNELIRLNGDVPMYFDNNVHMVGYPISAFYGYVTDGIFQTQEEVDNHAIQTVGSDPTSSTQPGDIRFKDLNNDGVINDDDRTILGSPTPSWTFAMNNQFSYKGFDLEIFFQGVAGNKIYNGNRASLEAMSVAQNQMITVLDRWRGPGTSNTMPRAVFGDPNKNNRVSDRFLEDGSYLRLKNISLGYTLPSRLTKKAAMQQVRLSVSAQNLFTLTRYTGLDPEVSGSGNDNNVYPVTRNFTFGLNITF; encoded by the coding sequence ATGAAAAATAACCATTATGGCAGGATAGCCCTGTCGGCAATACTCTTGTGCCTGTTGCCTTTTACCGTATGGGCACAAAGCAAGGTCGAGGGAGTCGTTCTCGATGTCAATCAAGAGCCGCTTATCGGTGTCAATGTGTCGGAGAAAGGAACCTCGAACAGGACAGTAACCGATATTGATGGCCATTTCAGTCTTGGATTGAGCTCGGCCGAACCCGTGTTACACCTCAGTTATGTAGGGTATGAAGCCCAGGATTTTGCTGTGGCAGGACAGAAGACGGTGCAGATTATCATGCGCGAGAACAACGAGATGCTCGACGAGATTGTGGTAATTGGATATGGTATCCAGAAGAAGAGTGATTTGACGGGAGCCATTTCGCAAGTTTCGTCCAAAGACCTGGCCCGCCAGCCGTCACCGAGTCTCGGTGCCGCTTTACAGGGTAGGGCAGCCGGTTTGCAGGTCGTTTCGACCGGAGCCCCGGGCAGTAACGTGAGCATGAAAATCAGAGGTATAGGTTCGATCAACAACAGTGACCCGCTTCTGGTTATCGACGGTGTACCTACCGATGTACCGTTGAATATGATCAACATGGACGATGTGGAGAGTGTCGATATTCTCAAAGATGCATCGGCTACGGCCATCTACGGTTCGCGCGGAGCCTATGGTGTGATTATCATTACCACCAAGAAAGGTTCGCAGGAACGCAACAACTTGAATGTGAAAGTGACCTACGGTTTCGATCAGTTGCAACGCACCTTGCCCTTGCTCAATGCCTCGCAGTTCGCGTCGTTGCATAACGAGATGATGAGTGCCGGCGGACAACCTCAGTATGCCCTCTTCAACGACCCCACCAAACTGGGCAAGGGTACCGACTGGATGGGCGAGCTCTTCCAGTATGCCCCTACGCAGACCTACTCGGCCAACTATTCGGGCGGAACCCAAAAGAGTCATTACTACGTGTCGGGTACCTATTATGACCAGCAAGGTATTATCAAGACGACCGACTACAAGCGGTTTACCCTTCAATTCAATTCCGATGTGGAATTGTACAAATGGTTGAAGATGGGGCATAACCTTTCGCTCAATCACGACATCAAGTCGCAAGGCGAGTATAACATACAAAACACCATGAAGGCTCTGCCCACCCAGGCCATCAAGAACGAGGACGGGTCGTGGGCCGGTCCCGTAGGATTGGCCATGTATGTGGGCGATATAGCCAACCCCATCGGCAAGATGATGGAGAATACCTCGACCACCAAGGGTTACAACTTGCTCGGTAATATCTATGCCGAGATAAAGCCGTGGGAGTGGCTCACCTTCAAGAGTACCTTCGGTATTCAGGCCCTCTTCTGGGACAGCAAGAGCTGGACACCCAAGTATGACTGGGAACCCATCGAGCAACCCGAGTCGCAGGCTTCGCGCGAGTACAACAAGAGTCTCACCTGGTTGTGGGATAACTTGCTTACCTTCAACAAGACGTTCGATGGCAAGCATGCGGTGACAGCCATGATCGGTTCGTCGGCACAGACCAATACCTACGAATTCATGAGCGGTAGCATACAGGGCTTTATCAGCGAGTCGGCACAAGAGTTGGCCAACGGTATTCTCGAACCTACGCTTACGGGTAACGGTAGCGACTGGGCCCTCCTCTCGTTCATGGGTCGTGTCAACTATACCTACGACAACCGTTATCTCTTTACCGCCACCATGCGTGCCGATGGCAGTTCGCGTTTCAGCAAGGCCAATCGTTGGGGCGTTTTCCCCTCGGTTTCGTTGGCCTGGCGAATGAGTGAGGAGGAGTGGTTCAACAAGAGCTTTGCCCTGAGCGACTTGAAAATACGGGCCGGATACGGTGTCACCGGTAACCAGGCCAGTGTAGGCAACTATGCCTATGCCTCGGTGTTGCAGACCGTGCAGTACAACTTTAACGGTAACCAGGTATCGGGTTTGGCTCCGTGGGTGATGCCCAATCCCAATGTGCGCTGGGAAGAGGTAGAGCAGTATAACGTAGGTGTTGACGCTTCGATGCTCGACAGCCGACTCCTGGTCACCTTGGACGGATATATCAAAAACACCAACGACATGTTGGTCCCCATGTCGGTGCCCATCTCTTCGGGATACTCCGACGAGAATGTGTCGCAAATCAATGCCGGTCTGATGCGTAACGTCGGCGTGGAGTTGGCTTTGACCTCGTTCAACTTCCGGGGGGGCGACTTCACCTGGTCGACCACGGCCAACGTGTCGTACAACCACAACGAGCTGATCAGGCTCAACGGCGATGTCCCCATGTACTTCGATAACAACGTGCACATGGTGGGCTATCCCATCAGTGCTTTCTATGGATATGTAACCGACGGTATTTTCCAGACGCAGGAGGAGGTCGACAACCATGCGATACAGACCGTGGGCAGTGACCCTACGTCGAGTACCCAGCCGGGCGATATCCGCTTCAAGGACTTGAATAACGATGGTGTCATCAACGACGACGACCGCACCATTTTGGGAAGTCCCACACCGTCGTGGACCTTTGCCATGAACAACCAGTTTTCCTACAAGGGATTCGATTTGGAAATCTTCTTCCAGGGTGTAGCCGGTAACAAAATCTACAACGGCAACCGGGCTTCGCTCGAAGCCATGAGCGTGGCCCAGAACCAGATGATTACCGTACTCGACCGTTGGCGCGGCCCCGGTACCAGCAACACCATGCCGCGTGCCGTGTTTGGCGACCCCAACAAGAACAATCGCGTATCCGACCGTTTCCTGGAAGATGGCAGCTACCTGCGATTGAAGAACATCTCGCTGGGATATACGCTTCCCAGCCGCTTGACCAAGAAGGCCGCCATGCAGCAAGTGCGGCTGTCGGTATCGGCACAGAACCTCTTTACCCTTACCCGCTATACGGGCCTCGACCCCGAAGTGAGCGGCTCGGGTAATGATAATAATGTGTATCCCG